Proteins encoded in a region of the Orcinus orca chromosome X, mOrcOrc1.1, whole genome shotgun sequence genome:
- the LOC125963073 gene encoding U3 small nucleolar RNA-associated protein 25 homolog, which translates to MNSYRDLFYPERTALKNGEEIRHVYCLHVINHVLKANAQVLTNNSRCRSQKLGVGDDDDFRDQGLTRPKVLIVVPFREAALRVVQLFISLLEGDSKKKIIVGNKKRFNGEYGSDPEERPPNLKRPEDYEAVFVGNIDDHFRTGVAILQRSIRLYAPFYSSDILIASPLGLRTIIGGEGEKKRDFDFLSSIELLIIDQADIYLMQNWEHVLHLMNHMDLLPLDSHGVDFSRVRMWSLNNWSKYYRQTLLSGALQDAQINSVFIKYCVHGQGQVAVRNVPMTGCISHVLVLLPRVFQRMEAENLASVIDARFNFFVNKILPQYRDAVMSHTLIYVPSYLDFVRLRNYFKKEELNFTHICECAQKSGVSRARHFFLQGEKQFLLLTERFHFYKRYTIKGIRNLIFYELPTYPHFYSEVCNMLQATTRGEEAAWTCTVLCSKYDAQRLAAVVGVERAAQMLQSKKNVHLFITGER; encoded by the coding sequence ATGAATTCTTACCGGGACCTGTTCTACCCAGAAAGGACTGCCCTGAAGAATGGGGAAGAGATCCGCCACGTGTACTGCCTGCATGTGATAAATCACGTCCTCAAAGCCAATGCCCAGGTGCTTACCAACAACAGCAGGTGCCGAAGCCAGAAACTTGGggtgggtgatgatgatgacttCAGGGACCAAGGGCTAACGAGGCCCAAGGTGCTGATAGTGGTGCCATTCCGGGAAGCTGCTTTGCGGGTGGTACAGCTCTTCATCAGTCTTCTTGAGGGCGAcagcaagaagaaaataattgtagGCAACAAAAAGAGGTTTAATGGAGAGTATGGCTCAGATCCCGAGGAGAGACCACCCAACCTGAAGAGGCCTGAGGATTATGAAGCTGTATTTGTCGGCAACATCGATGACCACTTCAGGACTGGAGTGGCAATACTGCAGAGAAGCATCCGACTTTATGCCCCCTTCTATTCGTCAGACATCCTCATTGCCTCCCCTCTGGGCTTGAGGACCATCATtggtggagaaggagagaagaagagagatttTGACTTTCTGTCTTCTATTGAGCTTCTCATCATTGATCAAGCTGACATTTACCTGATGCAGAACTGGGAGCATGTCTTGCATTTGATGAACCACATGGACCTACTGCCCTTGGACTCACATGGGGTGGACTTTTCTCGAGTGCGCATGTGGAGCCTCAATAATTGGTCCAAGTACTATCGTCAGACGCTGCTGTCTGGGGCCCTGCAGGATGCCCAGATCAACTCTGTGTTCATCAAATACTGCGTCCATGGGCAAGGCCAGGTGGCTGTGAGGAACGTCCCGATGACAGGCTGCATCAGTCATGTCCTGGTGCTGCTCCCACGTGTCTTCCAGAGGATGGAAGCTGAAAACCTAGCTTCAGTGATTGATGCCAGGTTTAACTTTTTCGTCAACAAGATTTTGCCTCAGTATCGTGATGCAGTCATGTCTCACACGCTTATCTATGTCCCCTCCTACTTGGACTTTGTGCGTCTCCGAAATTACTTCAAGAAGGAGGAACTGAACTTCACTCATATCTGCGAGTGTGCCCAGAAGTCTGGTGTCTCCAGGGCCAGACACTTCTTCCTTCAAGGAGAGAAGCAGTTCCTGCTCCTCACAGAGCGCTTCCATTTCTACAAAAGATACACAATAAAAGGCATCAGGAACCTGATTTTCTATGAACTGCCAACATATCCCCACTTCTACAGTGAAGTCTGTAACATGTTGCAAGCCACCACCAGAGGAGAGGAAGCTGCCTGGACCTGCACTGTCCTCTGCTCCAAGTACGATGCCCAGAGGTTGGCTGCTGTGGTCGGGGTCGAGCGGGCTGCACAGATGCTGCAGTCCAAGAAGAACGTCCACCTCTTCATTACTGGAGAGAGATGA
- the LOC101280789 gene encoding CXXC-type zinc finger protein 1-like, whose product MKREAARSVQRSFKKQIGETCQHFSRLQPWMNDTEDFPFLDSALQKQAMDTKKRKNLKKKVEWKKEKQQKLMEKSEDPEQSGAEHPASLRQCLGPDCVHPTRPGSKYCSDDCGMKLAAARIYAILPKRIQQWQKSPCIAEEHGKKMLERIHREQQDTHTRLKDLECHFHELEAIIQRGKQQAVCKDEESDKHGRNSVNLQIFCVSCGQPINTQVALRHMERCFAKYERKSPFTSMYPTRIEGATRLFCDVYDPRSKRYCKRLQVLCPEHSKDPKVPDEEVCGCPLVKNVFEPTGNFCCLPKRLCNHHYCWEKLRRAEVDLERVRMLLKLEELVEQEHKVRTAMKNRAGLLALMLHQTTQHDPLTTDLRSRVDS is encoded by the exons ATGAAGAGAGAGGCGGCACGGAGTGTCCAGAGATCATTTAAGAAACAAATTGGGGAGACCTGTCAGCATTTTTCTCGCCTACAGCCCTGGATGAATGACACTGAGGACTTCCCATTCCTAGATTCTGCACTGCAGAAGCAGGCAATGGATacgaagaaaaggaagaatttgaagaaaaaagtgGAGTGGAAG aaggagaagcagcagaagcTCATGGAAAAGTCAGAAGACCCAGAGCAGTCAGGTGCCGAGCACCCAGCCTCACTGCGGCAGTGCCTGGGGCCTGACTGTGTGCACCCCACCCGGCCAGGCTCCAAGTACTGCTCGGATGACTGTGGCATGAAGCTGGCAGCTGC CCGCATCTATGCGATCCTGCCCAAGCGCATCCAGCAGTGGCAGAAGAGCCCTTGCATTGCTGAGGAGCATGGCAAGAAAATGCTCGAGCGCATCCACCGTGAGCAGCAGGACACCCACACCCGCCTGAAGGACTTAGAGTGCCATTTCCATGAACTTGAGGCCATCATTCAGCGTGGCAAGCAGCAGGCTGTGTGCAAAGATGAAGAG AGTGACAAGCATGGCAGGAACAGCGTCAACCTGCAGATCTTCTGTGTCTCCTGCGGGCAACCCATCAATACGCAGGTTGCCCTGCGCCACATGGAGCGCTGCTTCGCCAAG TATGAGCGCAAATCGCCCTTCACGTCCATGTACCCCACTCGCATTGAGGG AGCCACAAGGCTCTTCTGTGATGTTTACGACCCACGGAGTAAGAGGTACTGTAAGCGACTCCAGGTGTTATGCCCTGAGCACTCGAAGGACCCCAAG GTACCGGATGAAGAAGTGTGCGGTTGCCCACTAGTGAAAAACGTCTTTGAGCCCACCGGTAATTTCTGTTGCCTCCCCAAACGCTTGTGCAATCACCACTACTGCTGGGAGAAGCTGAGACGTGCCGAGGTGGACCTAGAGCGCGTGCGCATG TTGCTCAAGCTGGAAGAGCTGGTTGAGCAGGAGCACAAGGTGCGCACAGCCATGAAGAATCGGGCAGGGCTGCTGGCCCTGATGCTTCATCAGACAACCCAGCATGACCCGCTCACCACTGACCTACGCTCCAGAGTAGACAGCTGA
- the LOC125962905 gene encoding LOW QUALITY PROTEIN: U3 small nucleolar RNA-associated protein 25 homolog (The sequence of the model RefSeq protein was modified relative to this genomic sequence to represent the inferred CDS: inserted 2 bases in 1 codon; deleted 1 base in 1 codon), which produces MTPSPTPPSSKPGKRYTEESFKAAEVKTAAKRLPVRVSRKKAKPQTCQLSESLDTSSSESEAESEPEQVSGYNRLLATLKDVSKEDEEEEEEEEDSVIDETEMNLEDGDSDISVEEETAVASTDMQKNAALPADPKGKDGHGPPGTSEESPEEFTDAKHESLFSLETNFLEEEREGNCSLKALQDPFAQHVNKELKEKEIQAVATNPKTTHQLKWPILGQLVFSSRFQQLKPETFKPPKDIDLKSLHLQKPLESTWIKTNSQFLSGPPNSSSPFTPLQKELFLIMNSYQDLFYPERTALKNGEEIRHVYCLHVINHVLKANAQVLTNNSRCRSQKLGMGDDDDFRDQGLTRPKVLIVVPFREAALRVVQLFISLLEGDSKKKIIVGNXKRFNGEYGSDPEERPPNLKRPEDYEAVFVGNIDDHFRTGVAILQRSIRLYAPFYSSDILIASPLGLRTIIGGEGEKKRDFDFLSSIELLIIDQADIYLMQNWEHVLHLMNHMDLLPLDSHGVDFSRVRMWSLNNWSKYYHQTLLSGALQDAQINSVFIKYCVHGQGQVAVRNVPMTGCISHVLVQLPRVFQRMEAENLASVIDARFNFFVNKILPQYRDAVMSHTLIYVPSYLDFVRLRNYFKKEELNFTHICECAQKSGVSRARHFFLQGEKQFLLLTERFHFYKRYTIKGIRNLIFYELPTYPHFYSEVCNMLQATTRGEEAAWTCTVLYSKYDAQRLAAVVGVERAAQMLQSKKNVHLFITGER; this is translated from the exons GGTTTccagaaagaaagcaaaaccaCAGACTTGTCAACTGTCAGAGAGTTTAGATACTTCAAGTTCTGAAAGTGAAGCAGAGAGTGAACCAGAACAAGTTTCTGGTTACAACAGACTACTTGCCACATTAAAGGATGTTTCCAAGGAagatgaggaggaggaagaggaagaagaagacagTGTTATAGATGAGACAGAAATGAATCTTGAAGATGGCGATAGTGACATCAGTGTGGAGGAAGAGACGGCAGTAGCGTCTACTGACATGCAGAAGAATGCGGCCTTACCTGCTGACCCTAAGGGAAAAGATGGGCACGGGCCACCTGGCACATCAGAGGAATCCCCAGAGGAGTTTACAGATGCAAAACATGAGTCACTCTTCAGCCTAGAAACCAACTTTCtcgaagaggaaagagaaggcaacTGTTCTCTGAAAGCATTACAAGATCCATTTGCACAACATGTAaacaaagaactgaaagaaaaagaaatccaggcTGTTGCCACAAATCCCAAAACTACCCACCAGCTAAAATGGCCCATCCTGGgccagcttgtcttttcatccagGTTTCAACAGTTG AAACCGGAAACCTTTAAACCCCCAAAGGACATTGACTTAAAGTCACTTCATCTCCAGAAGCCTCTGGAATCCACCTGGATCAAGACCAACAGCCAGTTCCTCTCTGGTCCCCCAAATTCAAGTAGCCCCTTCACACCCCTCCAGAAAGAGCTCTTCTTAATTATGAATTCTTACCAGGACCTGTTCTACCCAGAAAGGACTGCCCTGAAGAATGGGGAAGAGATCCGCCACGTGTACTGCCTGCATGTGATAAATCACGTCCTCAAAGCCAATGCCCAGGTGCTTACCAACAACAGCAGGTGCCGAAGCCAGAAACTTGGGatgggtgatgatgatgacttCAGGGACCAAGGGCTAACGAGGCCCAAGGTGCTGATAGTGGTGCCATTCCGGGAAGCTGCTTTGCGGGTGGTACAGCTCTTCATCAGTCTTCTTGAGGGCGAcagcaagaagaaaataattgtagGCAA AAAAAGGTTTAATGGAGAGTATGGCTCAGATCCCGAGGAGAGACCACCCAACCTGAAGAGGCCTGAGGATTATGAAGCTGTATTTGTCGGCAACATCGATGACCACTTCAGGACTGGAGTGGCAATACTGCAGAGAAGCATCCGACTTTATGCCCCCTTCTATTCGTCAGACATCCTCATTGCCTCCCCTCTGGGCTTGAGGACCATCATtggtggagaaggagagaagaagagagatttTGACTTTCTGTCTTCTATTGAGCTTCTCATCATTGATCAAGCTGACATTTACCTGATGCAGAACTGGGAGCATGTCTTGCATTTGATGAACCACATGGACCTACTGCCCTTGGACTCACATGGGGTGGACTTTTCTCGAGTGCGCATGTGGAGCCTCAATAATTGGTCCAAGTACTATCATCAGACGCTGCTGTCTGGGGCCCTGCAGGATGCCCAGATCAACTCTGTGTTCATCAAATACTGCGTCCATGGGCAAGGCCAGGTGGCTGTGAGGAATGTCCCAATGACAGGCTGCATCAGTCATGTCCTGGTGCAGCTCCCACGTGTCTTCCAGAGGATGGAAGCTGAAAACCTAGCTTCAGTGATTGATGCCAGGTTTAACTTTTTCGTCAACAAGATTTTGCCTCAGTATCGTGATGCAGTCATGTCTCACACGCTTATCTATGTCCCCTCCTACTTGGACTTTGTGCGTCTCCGAAATTACTTCAAGAAGGAGGAACTGAACTTCACTCATATCTGCGAGTGTGCCCAGAAGTCTGGTGTCTCCAGGGCCAGACACTTCTTCCTTCAAGGAGAGAAGCAGTTCCTGCTCCTCACAGAGCGCTTCCATTTCTACAAAAGATACACAATAAAAGGCATCAGGAACCTGATTTTCTATGAACTGCCAACATATCCCCACTTCTACAGTGAAGTCTGTAACATGTTGCAAGCCACCACCAGAGGAGAGGAAGCTGCCTGGACCTGCACTGTCCTCTACTCCAAGTACGATGCCCAGAGGTTGGCTGCTGTGGTCGGGGTCGAGCGGGCTGCACAGATGCTGCAGTCCAAGAAGAACGTCCACCTCTTCATTACTGGAGAGAGATGA